The segment TGGGCTCTGCGTGCGGCTGACCGGCAGCAACTAGCCGATTTCACGATCTCTGCAGATTCAGGCGGAATGTTTCATGTGAAACATTCCGCCTTTTTTGTCAGTGCGACGCGGCCATCATGCAGATGGCCAGCAGTGCACGCCTCAACGTGGTTTCGGCCAGCGCCGGACGGCGGCGGCTGTCGGCGGTGGCGTTCAGAATGCGTTCACATGCGACTGCCAAAGCCGAATCCGACCAGAGCCTGAGCTGCTGTTCCAGCGCGCCGGCGCGTGAAAAATGCGGCTTGGGGCGCAATCCATCCAGCACCATGCGCGGGGATTTGCCGGCATCGACCTCCACACGCCAGCGGCGCAGATTGGCGAAATGAATGGTGGCCATGGCCAGCAGGCGCTGCGGGTCGACAGCAGAGGAGAGGGCACGATTGAGCGCCAGCTCCAGCTTCTCGGCATGGCCCCCGCCGGTCGCGTCCAGAATGGCATCGATTACCAGCATGCCGTTGTCAGCACACAATAAAAGCACGTCCTCACGGGTCAGCTGCTTGCTGGAAGCGGCATAGAGCGTGAGCTTTTCCAGTTCGCGACGGGTAATCTCGCGGTCATTGCCGAGGATTTCGCGCAGGGTGGCGATGACGTCAGCATCGACGCGAATCCCGGCTTGGTTGAAGGTCTCGCGAAACAGGGCCTGCAGCGTCTCATCACTGTCCGGGTAACAGGGCAGGGCCCGGCCAAGCTTTGCGGCCTCCACGAGCGCCCTGAGGGCATCCTTGGGGGTTAGATTGCCTGCCTCGAGCACGATGGCCGCGCCGCCCGGATCGTCCCGCAACTCGGTCAGCGTCATGACCAGGGACTTGCTGGCGCCACGCACGCGGACAATGCGCTTGCCGCCAAACAGCGAGATGGTCTTGGCCTCCACGGCCAGGATGGACGGGTCAGCATCCACCTCGGCGCCATCCAGCGTGACGATCGATGCTGACTCCGGGTCGTCGCCACTCAGATTGCGGATCAAGCGCTGCGCCGTCTCGCGAACAAGGCCCGCATCGGGCCCATAGGCAAGGAAAATGCCCTCGGAAATATCGGGGCGCGCAAGAAATCGCGCGACCTCATGGGCCTTGAGTGCGGTCATCCGCGGCTGAGTGCCGCGAGTAGGGCCAGACGCAGCGATTCAGCGGCCGCCTTGGCGGCGCGTTCCTGCGCCTCGGTCGCCGCGCTATTGTTGGCCAGCACCTGATCGTTGGTGGTGTATTGGGCGGTTGCGCGCCGCGAGATGACCAGCGGCTTGGCATCGCTGCCGTCGCGACGGGTCAGGGTCAGCGTTGCCGTGACCTCGATGCGCGCCTGTTCCACGCCGCTGATGGTATCAGTCATCGGCGCCATGCCGCCCGAGCCGCTGCTGATGGCAACCTGTGCCAGCGGCGCGGTCGGGGCGTCCGAAGAACCGAGCCGCAGGCTCAGTTCCTGATAGACAATCTGCTCCAGCCGGCTGGATGGTTTGGCATAGGCCAGGTTCAGCATGGGCTGGTTGGCGACCACGCCGCTATAGACCGGCTGGAAGCTGCAGGCGCCCAAGAGCGCGCCAGAAGTCAGCAGAACGGCCGAAAAGACCAGCGGACGCAGAGTGTTAGACCACGACATTGACGATCCTGTCTGGAACAACGACGATCTTCTTGACCGGCTTGCCGTCGAGAATGCGGACAATCTCGTCCATTGACAAGACCAGAGCCTCGACTTCGGCGGCAGGCTTGCCCTTGGCCACGGTGACTTCGCCGCGACGCTTGCCATTGACCTGGATCGGCATGGTAACTTCGTCATCGACCAGCAGGGTGGGATCGACGTCCGGCCAGGCGGCATCGGCCACAAGGCCGGTCTTGCCAAGCTCGGCCCAGCAGCTTTCCGCCAGATGCGGCATCATCGGCGCGATGAGCTGGATTAATCGTTCCACCCCTTCCGCAAGTGCGCCCAGACGGGCGGCTGGTGCGGCCGAGACGAGGCCGGCCGAGCGGACCAGAGCATTGGTCAGTTCGTAAATCTGTGCCACGGCGCGGTTGAAGCGCAAGCCCTCGATATCGCCACCGACATTGTGCACGGCACGATGGACGATTTTCCGCAGCGCCTTGGCCTCATCATCGTCTGAACCAGCAACAATGTCTGGGGACTGTTTCGTCAAATCGACGGTTTCACCAACCAGGCGCCAGACGCGCTGCTGGAAGCGGCTGGCGCCTTCGACGCCGGCCTCGGTCCATTGCACGTCGCGCTCGGGCGGAGAATCCGAGAGCATGAACCAGCGGGCCGTATCAGCGCCATAGGTGGCGACGATCTCGTCGGGATCGACGACGTTCTTCTTGCTCTTGCTCATCTTTTCGATCGAGCCGATCGAAATCGCTTCGCCCGACGTCAGATGCTTTGCCGTGCGCGTCTCGCCTTCGGCTTCGATCAGAATATCGGCCGGCGCGACCCACTCACCGGCGGGCGACTTGTAGGTCTCATGGGTCACCATGCCTTGCGTGAACAAGCCCTTAAAGGGCTCGTCGTGCGAAACATGGCCGGTGGCCTTCATGGCGCGGGTGAAGTAGCGCGAATAGAGCAGGTGCAGGATCGCGTGTTCCACGCCGCCGATATACTGGTCCACCGGCAGCCAGCGATTGGCGACGGCGGGAATGGTCGGCGTCTCGGCATGGGGCGCGGTAAAGCGGGTGTAGTACCAGCTGGAATCGACGAAGGTGTCCATGGTGTCCGTCTCGCGACGGGCCGCGCCGCCGCATTGCGGGCAGTTGACATGCTTCCAGGTCGGGTGGTGGTCGAGCGCGTTGCCCGGCTTGTCGAAGCTCACATCCTCAGGCAGCACCACTGGCAGGTCCTTCTTGGGCACGGGCAGGGTGCCGCAGACCTCGCAGTGGATCACCGGAATGGGGCAGCCCCAATAGCGCTGGCGCGATACGCCCCAGTCGCGCAGGCGATAGTTGACCTCAACCTTGCCCTGCGGCTGGCCATGGACGGTCAGGCCGGCAAAATGGTCAGCGGCGGCCTTCTTGGCGTCGTCGATCGACATGCCATCAAGGAAGCCGGAATTGTAGATCGTGCCGGCGTCGGTATAGGCGTCATTGCCCACGGCAAAGCTGGCCGCGTCGGCGTCGGCGGGCAGCACGACGGGGACGACCGGCAGGTCGTACTTGCGCGCAAAGTCCAGGTCGCGCTGATCATGGGCCGGGCAGCCGAAGATGGCGCCGGTGCCATAGTCCATCAGCACGAAATTTGCGACATAGACAGGCAGGGTCTGGCCATCAAGCACCGGGTGCTTGACGCGCAGGCCGGTGAAGACGCCCTTCTTTTCGGCCTTTTCCAGCGTCTCGGTGGCGGTGCCTTGGCGGCGGAATTCGGCAATGAATTCAGCCAGTTCGGGATTAGTCTCGGCCAGCTGCGCCGTCAGCGGATGGTCGGGCGACAGCGCGAGGAAGCTCGCGCCGAAAATGGTGTCGGGGCGGGTGGTGAAGACTTCCAAGGATTTCGCGTCAGTCTTGTCGTTGGCGACCAGTTCGAACAACAGGCGCAGGCCTTCAGACTTGCCGATCCAGTTGCGCTGCATGATGCGCACTTTTTCGGGCCATTCGCTCAGCGTGTCGAGACCGGCCAGCAATTGCTCGGCCATGTCCGAGATCTTGAAGAACCATTGCGTCAGCTCGCGCTGCTCGACAACGGCACCGGAGCGCCAGCCGCGGCCGTCGATCACCTGCTCATTGGCCAGCACGGTCATGTCGACCGGGTCCCAGTTGACCTTGCTCTGCTTGCGGGTCACGAGGCCCGCCGCCATCATGTCGATGAACATGGCCTGCTGGTGCTGGTAATATTCCGGCTCGCAAGTGGCGATTTCGCGGGTCCAGTCGATGGCCAGGCCCATGGATTTGAGCTGGGCCTTCATCGCGGCAATGTTCTGGCGCGTCCAGGTGCCCGGATGGGTCTTGCGCTCGATGGCGGCATTTTCGGCGGGCAGGCCAAAGGCGTCCCAACCCATGGGATGCAGCACATTCTTGCCGCGGGCCCGGTGATAGCGGGCCACCACATCGCCCATGGAATAGTTGCGGACGTGGCCCATGTGGATGCGGCCCGACGGATAGGGAAACATCTCAAGGACGTAATAGGGCTCGCGCGGATCGTCATTGGAGGTGACAAAGCTCTGGTTATCGTCCCAGACCTTTTGCCACTTGGGTTCCATTTCGCGCGGATTGTAGCGTTCGCCGCTCACTGAACTCGTCCTTAAGGCTTGTGCCGCGAGCTGCGCAAAACGGGCGCACTGCTTGCGTTTATGGGGGATTTTGGCTACCCGGACCTTCACCAGAATTAGGTGCCAAGGTCAACAGGAACAGGGCGAAAGCATGGACGCCAGCAGCAATCTCGCCGCCATTCGCAAACGGATGGCTGACGCGCAGGCCCGTTTCGGCGCGCCGCCGGAGACGGTCAATCTCGTGGCCGTGTCCAAGACCTTCGAGGCCGGGGCGATCGAACCCTTTCTCGCGGCCGGGCAGCGGGTGTTCGGGGAAAACCGGGTGCAGGAGGCGCAGGGCAAGTGGCTGGCGCTCAAGGCCAGTTACCCGGATGCGGTGCTGCACCTGATCGGACCGTTGCAAACCAACAAGGTTCCGGAGGCGGTGGCGCTGTTTGACGTCATCGAAACGGTGGATCGCGACAAGCTGGCCGGCATGCTGGCAGCAGAAATGCAGAAGTCGTCCCGCAAGCTGGACTGCTATGTGCAGGTCAATATCGGGCTAGAAGAACAAAAGGCTGGTGTCGCGCCAGCCGAGGCTGTGGATTTCGTCGCCCGCTGCCGAGATGTCCATGGTCTCAACATCGTGGGCCTGATGTGCATCCCGCCCGACGGGGTTCCTCCCGGTCCCTATTTCGCGCATCTGAGCGAACTCGGCCGTGCAGCCGGCGTCGAGCGGCTTTCCATGGGCATGAGCGGGGATTTCGAGGTGGCCATCGCCATGGGCGCCACCGATATTCGGGTCGGCTCGGCCTTGTTCGGACACCGTCCGGCACCCAAATAATCTCCACAGGTCAACTATTTGGCTCACAGGGGCGTGGGACGTGCAACTTCCCGACAGAGTCTTCGTTGCTTCCTAGCGTAACGCCGTTGTGATTGGCCGGTCCAAAACCGGTCGCAATAGTGTGACCCATGACTCCTGTGACGCGAAAAAACCGGAGATAACAATGAATAAGCGACGCATCCTCCTGGTGGACGACGACGCAGACCTGCGCCAGACGCTGGTGGAACAGCTCGAAACGCAGCCGGAATTCGACATCGTGCAAGCTGGCAATGCCAATGATGCACTCAAGGTCACGCGTGAGAACAATATCGACCTGATGATCCTCGATGTCGGCCTGCCCGACATGGATGGTCGCGAGGCCGTCAAGGTGCTGCGCAGCGAGGGCTATAAGAGCCCCATCCTGATGCTGACCGGGCATGATAGCGATGCCGACCAGATCAAGGGCCTCGAATCGGGCGCCAATGACTATCTGACCAAGCCGTTCCGCTTTCCGGTGCTGATGGCCCGCATTAATGCGGCGCTGCGCCAGCATGACCAGAGCGAGGACGTGGTCTTCACCATCGGTCCCTATAGTTTCCAGCCTTCGGCCAAGGTGCTTGAAGCCAATGATGGCAACAAGGTTCGCCTGACCGACAAGGAAACCTCCATCCTCAAATTCCTCTATCGCCAGGGTCCCAAGACGATCACGCGCGATATCCTCCTCAAGGAGGTCTGGGGCTACAACAACCGGGTCACCACGCATACGCTGGAAACCCATATCTATCGCCTGCGCCAGAAGATCGAGCGCGATCCCTCCAATGCGCGGCTCCTGGTGACGGAAGAGGGCGGCTATCGCCTTGTTCCCTAAGCTAATCGGTGGACCGAGACGAAATCGGGTACAACGCGCATAAAAATGCCCTATAGGTTGATGCAGCCCCGCTTCGGCGGGGCTGAGCCGTCTCCAGAGCGGCTCAGAGGCGCATCCGGGTTGGGCATATGATCAGGGACGATGCGGCCGAGGCGCTGGCTCAGGCCGAATTCTTCGATATCTGCGACGACGAGCAGAGGCGCATGCTGGCCTTTGCCGGTGACCTGCGCCATTTCGATGCCGATGCAGCGCTATATTCCTCCGGCGAAGTGCCGATGGGGGCATTCGTGCTGATTTCCGGCACGCTCAAGGCCAAGCCCGATGGCGGCGCCAAGCCCTATGCGATTTCCGAGCCCGGCAGCGTGGTCTCAGCCATGGCGCTGATCCTCTCCAAGCCACGCCCATTGACCATTACCGCCGTCACCGATTGCGAGGCGCTGTTCGTGCCCCGCGTGGCTTTCCTCAAGCTGCTGCAGCAGTCGCCCGACCTGGCGCAGCGCGCCGTGGCCCGCGTCGAGCGCGAGCTGGGCAATTATCTGGGCGCGCTGGAGCCGGTGCGCCAGCGCATGAAGGGCGTGGAATAGAGCGCTTTCAGCAAAAGTGGCCGCCGGTTTTGCGGTTCGAAAGCGCGTCTTGAAGCTACGCCTAGATTCCCGCGAAAGTGGCGATGACCGGCACGTGGTCGCTGGGCTGGGGCGTATAGCCGCGATAGGCCTTGATGATATCAGTGCCGATGCAATGCTCGGCGACATCGGCGGTGGCCCAGATGTGGTCAAGGCGACGGCCCTTGTTGGCCAGTTCCCAGTTGGCGCTGCGGTAGCTCCACCAGGAGTAGAGCTTTTCGGTATGCGGCACATGCTTGCGCACCAGATCCACCCAGCCATGGCCACCATTGAGGATGGCGTCGAGTGCTTCCGTCTCGACGGGGGTATGACTGACGATCTTGAGCAGCTGCTTGTGACCCCAGACGTCATTCTCATGCGGGGCGATATTGAAATCGCCGGCAATCAGATGGCCGCGCTGGAAGGTGGGCTCGTTGAACCAGGTGGTGAGCTCGGACAGGAACCCCAGCTTGTGCTTGAACTTGGGGTTGATCTCGGGATCGGGCTCGTCGCCGCCGGCCGGGATGTAGAAATCGTGCAGGGTCACCGGACCGTGGCCGAAATCGGTCAGCGCCGAGACGTGGCGCGATTCGGGGATTTCGCAGAACACTTTGGACGACACGTCGGTCAGCG is part of the uncultured Devosia sp. genome and harbors:
- the leuS gene encoding leucine--tRNA ligase translates to MSGERYNPREMEPKWQKVWDDNQSFVTSNDDPREPYYVLEMFPYPSGRIHMGHVRNYSMGDVVARYHRARGKNVLHPMGWDAFGLPAENAAIERKTHPGTWTRQNIAAMKAQLKSMGLAIDWTREIATCEPEYYQHQQAMFIDMMAAGLVTRKQSKVNWDPVDMTVLANEQVIDGRGWRSGAVVEQRELTQWFFKISDMAEQLLAGLDTLSEWPEKVRIMQRNWIGKSEGLRLLFELVANDKTDAKSLEVFTTRPDTIFGASFLALSPDHPLTAQLAETNPELAEFIAEFRRQGTATETLEKAEKKGVFTGLRVKHPVLDGQTLPVYVANFVLMDYGTGAIFGCPAHDQRDLDFARKYDLPVVPVVLPADADAASFAVGNDAYTDAGTIYNSGFLDGMSIDDAKKAAADHFAGLTVHGQPQGKVEVNYRLRDWGVSRQRYWGCPIPVIHCEVCGTLPVPKKDLPVVLPEDVSFDKPGNALDHHPTWKHVNCPQCGGAARRETDTMDTFVDSSWYYTRFTAPHAETPTIPAVANRWLPVDQYIGGVEHAILHLLYSRYFTRAMKATGHVSHDEPFKGLFTQGMVTHETYKSPAGEWVAPADILIEAEGETRTAKHLTSGEAISIGSIEKMSKSKKNVVDPDEIVATYGADTARWFMLSDSPPERDVQWTEAGVEGASRFQQRVWRLVGETVDLTKQSPDIVAGSDDDEAKALRKIVHRAVHNVGGDIEGLRFNRAVAQIYELTNALVRSAGLVSAAPAARLGALAEGVERLIQLIAPMMPHLAESCWAELGKTGLVADAAWPDVDPTLLVDDEVTMPIQVNGKRRGEVTVAKGKPAAEVEALVLSMDEIVRILDGKPVKKIVVVPDRIVNVVV
- a CDS encoding YggS family pyridoxal phosphate-dependent enzyme yields the protein MDASSNLAAIRKRMADAQARFGAPPETVNLVAVSKTFEAGAIEPFLAAGQRVFGENRVQEAQGKWLALKASYPDAVLHLIGPLQTNKVPEAVALFDVIETVDRDKLAGMLAAEMQKSSRKLDCYVQVNIGLEEQKAGVAPAEAVDFVARCRDVHGLNIVGLMCIPPDGVPPGPYFAHLSELGRAAGVERLSMGMSGDFEVAIAMGATDIRVGSALFGHRPAPK
- a CDS encoding cyclic nucleotide-binding domain-containing protein, producing MIRDDAAEALAQAEFFDICDDEQRRMLAFAGDLRHFDADAALYSSGEVPMGAFVLISGTLKAKPDGGAKPYAISEPGSVVSAMALILSKPRPLTITAVTDCEALFVPRVAFLKLLQQSPDLAQRAVARVERELGNYLGALEPVRQRMKGVE
- the holA gene encoding DNA polymerase III subunit delta → MTALKAHEVARFLARPDISEGIFLAYGPDAGLVRETAQRLIRNLSGDDPESASIVTLDGAEVDADPSILAVEAKTISLFGGKRIVRVRGASKSLVMTLTELRDDPGGAAIVLEAGNLTPKDALRALVEAAKLGRALPCYPDSDETLQALFRETFNQAGIRVDADVIATLREILGNDREITRRELEKLTLYAASSKQLTREDVLLLCADNGMLVIDAILDATGGGHAEKLELALNRALSSAVDPQRLLAMATIHFANLRRWRVEVDAGKSPRMVLDGLRPKPHFSRAGALEQQLRLWSDSALAVACERILNATADSRRRPALAETTLRRALLAICMMAASH
- a CDS encoding exodeoxyribonuclease III, which codes for MPVSIVTWNINSIRLRLPMVMDFIAKHAPDVIMFQEIKCTDDQFPRNAFVEAGYPHMAVHGQKGYHGVAIVSKFPLTDVSSKVFCEIPESRHVSALTDFGHGPVTLHDFYIPAGGDEPDPEINPKFKHKLGFLSELTTWFNEPTFQRGHLIAGDFNIAPHENDVWGHKQLLKIVSHTPVETEALDAILNGGHGWVDLVRKHVPHTEKLYSWWSYRSANWELANKGRRLDHIWATADVAEHCIGTDIIKAYRGYTPQPSDHVPVIATFAGI
- a CDS encoding response regulator transcription factor, which produces MNKRRILLVDDDADLRQTLVEQLETQPEFDIVQAGNANDALKVTRENNIDLMILDVGLPDMDGREAVKVLRSEGYKSPILMLTGHDSDADQIKGLESGANDYLTKPFRFPVLMARINAALRQHDQSEDVVFTIGPYSFQPSAKVLEANDGNKVRLTDKETSILKFLYRQGPKTITRDILLKEVWGYNNRVTTHTLETHIYRLRQKIERDPSNARLLVTEEGGYRLVP